The sequence AGAATTCTTGTTTTAAGCAAGTTACACTCTCTAAATAAGCAAGGAAAAGATTCTTGTAAACAAAGTGGAATCAGAATTTCTTAGATTGGATTAGCTGGTGGAATATTTTGCTCTACTTGACATATTTTGGAGATTAGCTGCCGAACTTGACACACTCGCTTTTTTCATGTTGGTTTACAGGAGCATATTATCAAGACGGGTCATGGTTCTGTCTCTGTTGCTGTATTTGGAGACCAGGACAAGCCAGCTCTTATTACCTATCCTGATTTGGCTTTAAACTGTAAGGAAACTGAACTGAATCCTCACAAACTGTATTAGTTGATTTTCGACATTTTTTTTGCTATCTTGTGAATACATTTTTATTGATGACTGAAACCTGCTAATGTAGTTCTCCTTAACAATATCCCAAATAACAAAATTGTGATGTAATATCTATTCACTCGACCTACTTTTGAGCTGCCACTTTTGCTCTAAACTTATTCACTCGGTCTGAACTATTGCAAGATGCTTTTGAATCATTATTAGCCTTTTAAATCTTGGTTTTTTAGTTACAACTATGAATTATCCAATCTTGAAGCGCTTTCTCTAAGATGCTCGAAGTGTGATTTACTAGAGTCTACAGAAAATAGTACAAAAACTTGCAGTTGACATGTGATTTCTTTGTTTGCATGCCACCAAACAGATATGTCCTGTTTCCAAGGATTGTTCTTTTGTCCAGAAGCATTTTCTCTCCTTCTCCATAACTTCTGTATCTACCACATCAGTCCTCCTGGTCATGAGGTCGGTTTCGTAATTCCTTGATCATTTATTGATTTATAGCTACTTATGAAGTAGTTCAGCTTCATTGACTCTGTCTGCATTCAGCTTTGCTGTGTCTTACCTGGCACTTCTGTCAAGAGTTATTGCAGTTAGGAGCTGCTGTAGCTGGCCCCGATGAACCCTCACTGACTGTTGATGAATTAGCCGATCAGATTGCTGAAATCCTCGACTATTTTGGGTAATTCTAGTTGTTTTAGTAATATGATACCTGATTTTTTATTTCCTACTGAGTCAAATTCTTGGTAATACGTTCGTCAATATACATGGATTTCAAGCTAATAACTCACACTCAATCTATCTCCAGGCTTGGTGCGGTTATGTGCCTGGGTGTAACAGCTGGAGCTTATATTCTTACCCTTTTTGCTGTAAgtcattttctccttcatcttttgCATCCATATATACCTGCCCGTTCGTCTCGGCCAGCAAAATCACGTGCTGCTTTATTGCAGCTAAAACACTCACGACGTGTCATGGGTCTCATTCTTGTTTCCCCTCTGTGCAAATCACCATCTTGGACAGAGTGGTTATGCAACAAGGTTCGCTACTTTTTTGTTTCTCATTGTTCGCTCACGTTCCAACTGGTTGAGAAAATTCGGTACCTGATTTGGAAAACGTAATAGAGATTACTAGTCTCACGAGAATGGGGAACTGTTTGCAGGTGATGTCCAATTTGCTTTACATTTGTGGTATGTGCGGCATAGTAAAGGAGCTGTTGCTCATGCGATACTTCAGCAAGGTCTGCCTAATATTCATTTCGTTAAAACTATGAAAAGAATTCGTTTTGCCTGAAATATGTACTAAATTTGTATTCAATGGCGCAACAGGAAGTTCGTGGTGGTGTTGATGTACCGGAATCAGATATCGTCCAGTCTTGCAGACGAGTTAGTTCCTCACTCTTTTCTCACACCATCATGATTTAGCATCTGTAGATCACATATAAGTAAACTAAGTTAAGAAACATTTGCAGTTGTTGGACGAGAGGCAGAGTCCCAACGTGCTGCGTTTTCTTGAAGCGATCAACGGGTAACCTCCTAAACCATTATCCAATTACAAAACAAACTACATTCAAACCCGAACACAAGAGTTTAACAATCTCATCATCTGCTGCATTACAGGAGACCAGACATCAGCAATAGCTTGAGGAAACTGCAGTGTCGAACCTTAATCTTTGTTGGCGAAAACTCCCATTTCCACTACGAAGCTCTTCACATGACTTCAAAGCTAGATAGAAGATTCAGCGCCTTGGTTGAGGTAAAGCTGAGCTTTAAGAATTAAGCCTAACTCGTACGAAGCAACGAAGCATCACGTTCACCTCGCTCAGCACAATCCTCCGATTTCTTGCAGGTTCAAGCATGCGGCTCCATGGTTACAGAAGAACAGCCCGATGCCATGCTGATCCCACTGGAATACTTTCTCATGGGTTACGGCTTCTTCAGGCCGTCCCACTTGAGCGTGAGCCCAAGAAGTCCACTGAGCCCGACCAGCATTTCGCCCGAGCTTTTCTCACCCGAAAGCATGGGCCTGAAGCTGAAGCCGATAAAGACACGAATCCACGCACAAGTGTGAAGAGGAGGAACGCGTAGAGTGGCCCGTTTTTTTTGTAAACTACGTGACGAAGCGCTCGAAAGGGGAAGAAACCATAGCAGGGGAGGCTTGTAGATAAAAGGCTATATACAAATAATTAGCACAATGTTAGCAGAGAAAAATAGGTAAAGGGAAAGAGAGATATATACATGAGAGGAAAGGGGtaaatttttttcatttgatttttttGCATTGTTCACTTCTCCCACTTGTAACTCTAGAAAAGAAATTAGTCAGCTATTCGTGTACATCATtccaataataaattatagatgCATGggaatattaataaaatttattcttGGCACATTCATAATTCTTGATATTTTTTAATGCATTTGATTTGGTGGATAGAAGAAATAAGATTAATAAGATTGGACAGTGCTTTGAagtgataaataatcattcGATTGCATGATTAGAGTGCAAGTCGAGTTATTCGTCACCAGcttaattatataaatcaaaTTATTGATTAagcttaattattttatgtatataaCCTATGGGCCTTGACACTTTTTAGGGTTGACATATTTGAAAGTGGAACAACTTTTTGAGTGCTTTTTTTCCATTTGATAATTGGATCACACCCCATTAAAGAGAGATTAAATTCTTTGCCAAGTTGGAATAATCATGAACTAAAAAT comes from Salvia miltiorrhiza cultivar Shanhuang (shh) chromosome 3, IMPLAD_Smil_shh, whole genome shotgun sequence and encodes:
- the LOC131015409 gene encoding protein NDL2-like isoform X1; protein product: MADSSDSVSVDMESIPFAGKEHIIKTGHGSVSVAVFGDQDKPALITYPDLALNYMSCFQGLFFCPEAFSLLLHNFCIYHISPPGHELLQLGAAVAGPDEPSLTVDELADQIAEILDYFGLGAVMCLGVTAGAYILTLFALKHSRRVMGLILVSPLCKSPSWTEWLCNKVMSNLLYICGMCGIVKELLLMRYFSKEVRGGVDVPESDIVQSCRRLLDERQSPNVLRFLEAINGRPDISNSLRKLQCRTLIFVGENSHFHYEALHMTSKLDRRFSALVEVQACGSMVTEEQPDAMLIPLEYFLMGYGFFRPSHLSVSPRSPLSPTSISPELFSPESMGLKLKPIKTRIHAQV
- the LOC131015409 gene encoding protein NDL2-like isoform X2, yielding MADSSDSVSVDMESIPFAGKEHIIKTGHGSVSVAVFGDQDKPALITYPDLALNYMSCFQGLFFCPEAFSLLLHNFCIYHISPPGHELGAAVAGPDEPSLTVDELADQIAEILDYFGLGAVMCLGVTAGAYILTLFALKHSRRVMGLILVSPLCKSPSWTEWLCNKVMSNLLYICGMCGIVKELLLMRYFSKEVRGGVDVPESDIVQSCRRLLDERQSPNVLRFLEAINGRPDISNSLRKLQCRTLIFVGENSHFHYEALHMTSKLDRRFSALVEVQACGSMVTEEQPDAMLIPLEYFLMGYGFFRPSHLSVSPRSPLSPTSISPELFSPESMGLKLKPIKTRIHAQV